A genomic window from Bacteroidales bacterium includes:
- a CDS encoding SHOCT domain-containing protein, with amino-acid sequence MNILIVLLQKSDRESDLVITLALIIALLIVWMLLRRLGKRGKRTFRSTSLRHLRRRYLNGEISDEEYERQKKELTEQ; translated from the coding sequence ATGAATATATTAATTGTCTTATTACAAAAAAGCGACAGAGAATCCGACCTGGTGATCACCCTTGCCCTGATCATAGCGTTGCTTATTGTGTGGATGTTGCTCAGGCGTTTAGGAAAAAGGGGTAAACGTACATTCAGAAGCACAAGTTTGAGACATCTCCGCAGGCGTTATCTGAATGGTGAAATCAGCGATGAAGAATATGAAAGACAAAAGAAAGAGCTAACCGAACAGTAG
- a CDS encoding HAD family hydrolase, translated as MIKGILFDLDGTLINTWDLYLEAYRLTARDYLKKEFSEEEIESMKLTTEMNFINRLIPEGKRREAYQRFLKNYKKAHGNHFKGVYRGIHHMLEKLWNADYRLGLVTGKSRKALEQTHSELDLDIFEVIITNNEVSQPKPDPEGIHKAIEQMILGHNELMYVGDSIMDFQAAKDAGIYFGAALWPKNPEEIRQIKEKIQPYPTTIFLKTPEDLLSHLQKAD; from the coding sequence ATGATAAAGGGTATCCTGTTTGACCTTGACGGAACGCTGATCAATACCTGGGATCTTTACCTGGAGGCATACCGTCTTACTGCCAGGGATTATCTGAAAAAGGAGTTTTCTGAGGAAGAAATCGAAAGCATGAAACTCACCACGGAAATGAACTTCATTAACAGGCTCATTCCGGAAGGAAAACGCCGTGAAGCCTATCAACGCTTTCTGAAAAATTATAAAAAAGCGCACGGGAATCATTTCAAAGGTGTTTATAGAGGGATACATCACATGCTTGAAAAGCTTTGGAATGCGGACTACAGATTGGGTCTGGTTACGGGCAAAAGCCGAAAAGCACTGGAACAAACACACAGTGAGCTGGATTTGGATATATTTGAAGTGATCATCACCAACAACGAAGTCAGTCAGCCAAAGCCTGATCCGGAAGGCATTCATAAGGCTATTGAGCAGATGATCCTCGGCCATAATGAGCTAATGTATGTAGGAGACTCCATTATGGATTTTCAGGCTGCAAAGGATGCCGGGATTTATTTCGGTGCAGCATTATGGCCAAAAAATCCTGAAGAAATCCGCCAAATAAAAGAGAAGATTCAACCTTACCCCACGACAATCTTCCTGAAGACCCCGGAAGATTTACTAAGCCATTTACAAAAAGCAGATTAA
- a CDS encoding HAD-IA family hydrolase: protein MISGILFNLDGTLINTLDLYKKVYQYVVQPYVRKPLTAEDIHGSKPAPEREFINRCVPEKEREQAFRRFLRHYSNFHDSHFGGMYEGVREMLNHLRKQNYLIGIVTGKSREAWKITSGKCALGAFDIIITDDDVDAYKPNLEGLQMALNGLKLENAETLYVGDHLNDFRMAREAGAIFAAALWSKTAEDRADFKRELEGKKDVWFLYHPQELTQKLEH from the coding sequence ATGATATCAGGCATCCTTTTCAATCTGGATGGAACACTAATCAATACACTGGATCTTTACAAGAAGGTCTATCAGTATGTGGTACAGCCTTATGTTAGAAAGCCCCTCACGGCTGAGGATATTCATGGTTCCAAACCAGCGCCTGAGCGGGAATTCATAAACAGGTGCGTTCCCGAAAAAGAAAGAGAACAGGCATTCAGAAGGTTTCTCAGGCACTACAGCAATTTTCACGATTCACATTTCGGCGGAATGTATGAAGGAGTGAGGGAGATGCTTAATCATCTGAGAAAACAGAATTATCTCATCGGAATCGTTACCGGGAAAAGCCGGGAAGCCTGGAAAATTACCTCCGGAAAATGTGCATTGGGAGCTTTTGACATCATCATAACAGATGATGATGTTGATGCTTACAAACCCAACCTTGAGGGTTTGCAAATGGCCCTTAACGGGTTAAAATTGGAAAACGCAGAAACCCTCTATGTAGGAGATCATCTTAATGATTTCCGGATGGCCAGGGAGGCCGGAGCAATTTTTGCGGCAGCGCTATGGTCAAAAACAGCGGAAGACAGAGCCGATTTCAAAAGAGAACTGGAAGGAAAAAAAGACGTTTGGTTCTTATACCATCCCCAAGAGCTGACTCAAAAGCTTGAACACTGA
- a CDS encoding 3D domain-containing protein has product MPGVFVSCGPAYEEHQMEVTATAYNSHKNQTLGNPRVAAWGDTLEPGIKAIAVSRDLLDSGLTYGVWVNIEGLPGEYMVTDKMHRRWTRKIDVYMGNDIDKALEWGKKTVTISWKTNKERLPERGN; this is encoded by the coding sequence ATGCCTGGTGTTTTTGTTTCGTGTGGCCCCGCCTATGAGGAACATCAGATGGAAGTTACTGCTACTGCTTATAATTCTCATAAAAACCAAACCTTGGGTAATCCCCGGGTTGCAGCGTGGGGTGATACCCTGGAGCCAGGTATCAAAGCCATTGCCGTATCCAGAGATCTGCTTGACTCGGGTTTAACCTACGGAGTTTGGGTAAATATAGAAGGTTTGCCCGGAGAATATATGGTTACCGATAAAATGCACAGACGCTGGACCAGGAAGATTGATGTTTATATGGGTAATGATATAGATAAAGCCCTGGAATGGGGCAAAAAAACGGTGACCATTAGCTGGAAAACAAATAAAGAAAGGTTGCCCGAAAGAGGAAATTGA
- a CDS encoding rubredoxin, whose translation MKRYKCRVCGHVYDPKEGDPQGNIKPGTPFEDIPDDWRCPVCGVGKGEYEPID comes from the coding sequence ATGAAGAGGTACAAATGCAGAGTATGCGGACATGTTTACGATCCCAAAGAAGGCGATCCACAGGGAAATATCAAACCGGGCACTCCTTTTGAGGATATTCCTGATGACTGGAGATGTCCTGTCTGTGGTGTTGGAAAAGGGGAATATGAACCGATAGATTGA
- a CDS encoding ATP-grasp domain-containing protein, with protein sequence MTDKKQIFVVGLDDFNLEKLKRLPEASDCDFLPAVKYEEMRGLEQFDMKKLIETAFQRIDQHGRIDAVVSYYDFPGTDLVPIIASRYNLTGPSLESVLKCEHKYWSRLEQNKVIPRSVPMFMAFDPFDNQAYQKIEMIPPFWIKPIKSFRSFLAYRINSEYEFNDHMQEVREHIDYISEPFNYIFKNYQLPEEFAYMKETCIAESPISGHQCTVEGYVFDGEVVVYGIIDSVREEDRSSFARYEYPSSLPQEIQFRMADLARRVITQIGLNNSPFNIEFFYNHTVNQIFLLEINPRISQAHTDIFEKVHGISHHSIMLNIALGSRPKALEYKGKHRIASNFMLRIYESGRVKKIPSQEEVDKLNEKYPELTLKLHVTEGMHLSDLKGQDSYSYELGNMFLGARNQEELIQKYDDCMANLTFDVELDEVPQVH encoded by the coding sequence AACCTTGAGAAGCTCAAAAGGTTGCCCGAGGCAAGTGATTGTGATTTCCTCCCCGCAGTTAAATATGAAGAAATGCGGGGCCTGGAACAGTTCGATATGAAAAAGCTCATTGAAACGGCCTTCCAGCGAATTGATCAACATGGAAGGATTGATGCCGTGGTATCCTATTACGACTTTCCCGGTACCGATCTGGTTCCTATTATTGCTTCCCGTTACAATTTAACCGGGCCTTCTCTGGAAAGTGTGCTGAAGTGTGAGCACAAGTACTGGAGCAGACTGGAACAAAATAAGGTAATTCCAAGAAGCGTTCCAATGTTTATGGCCTTTGATCCGTTTGATAACCAGGCTTATCAGAAAATAGAGATGATCCCCCCGTTCTGGATAAAACCCATTAAGTCATTCCGTTCATTCCTGGCTTACCGGATCAATAGCGAATATGAGTTCAATGATCATATGCAGGAAGTAAGGGAGCATATTGACTATATTTCTGAACCTTTTAATTACATTTTTAAGAATTACCAACTGCCGGAAGAATTTGCCTACATGAAAGAAACCTGTATTGCCGAATCGCCCATCAGTGGCCATCAGTGTACCGTAGAAGGGTATGTTTTCGACGGAGAGGTGGTTGTTTATGGGATTATCGATTCTGTAAGGGAAGAAGACCGGTCTTCGTTTGCCCGCTATGAGTATCCCTCTTCCCTTCCGCAGGAAATACAGTTTCGGATGGCAGATCTGGCCAGAAGGGTCATCACCCAGATCGGACTGAATAATTCGCCTTTTAATATTGAATTTTTTTACAACCATACTGTGAACCAGATTTTCCTGCTTGAGATCAATCCGAGAATATCCCAGGCCCACACCGATATTTTTGAAAAGGTCCACGGAATATCTCATCACTCGATTATGCTTAATATTGCCCTCGGCAGTAGGCCAAAAGCCCTTGAATATAAGGGGAAGCACCGGATTGCAAGCAATTTTATGCTGCGGATTTATGAGTCAGGTAGGGTGAAAAAGATACCCAGCCAGGAAGAGGTGGATAAACTCAATGAAAAATATCCCGAATTGACACTCAAATTACATGTAACAGAAGGTATGCACCTTTCCGATTTGAAGGGACAGGACAGCTACAGTTATGAACTGGGGAATATGTTCCTTGGAGCCAGAAACCAGGAAGAGCTTATTCAAAAGTACGATGATTGCATGGCAAACCTTACTTTTGATGTAGAGCTTGATGAAGTGCCGCAGGTGCATTAG
- a CDS encoding citrate lyase subunit alpha (citrate-ACP transferase, the alpha subunit catalyzes the formation of (3S)-citryl-CoA from acetyl-CoA and citrate), with amino-acid sequence MRQPANNLQKNTSGRYVPEEVNGKSVIPYQGVGQYKPEGYKYGPPVRSSADYPSTGDKKVASLRGALEKAGIEDGMTISTHHHFREGDLLTNRLFDAIHELGVKNLVWFPSGTFSCHEHLIPYLEDGTINRIEGSMSGPLGEFTAEGKMQGTGVIYSHGGRYQAVQDGDVKIDIAVIGAGCADPFGNANGLFGPSASGMLGFAQADAQYADKVIVATDNMVDFPCVPWQIRGSYVDYTVKMDQISIPAKIFPDSTLITRNPDKLLLAEMAADFCEATGIMRNGFSFQTETGGISQAAVDFLAKKMKDKKIRARFARGGSNRYLVNMLEDGLVEYILDDETFDRESLRSLKDNPNHIPATSFPGYNYHDKGNFAGMLDVAILGATEVDVNFNANGVTRSDGYLLRGIGGWQNCLFSSTVILAVPLFSDRIPVVTDEVTTLCGPGELIDVVITERGIAINPRRTDLIEKAKNSHLPVKSIEKLKEEAEKICGKPAKPEWGDEVVAVVKWVDGTVIDSVKKVEV; translated from the coding sequence ATGAGGCAACCGGCTAACAACCTTCAAAAAAATACATCAGGCAGATATGTTCCGGAGGAGGTAAACGGTAAATCCGTTATACCTTATCAGGGAGTGGGGCAGTACAAGCCGGAGGGATATAAGTACGGACCTCCCGTTCGCTCATCCGCAGATTACCCTTCCACTGGTGATAAAAAGGTGGCATCACTTAGAGGAGCTCTTGAGAAAGCCGGTATAGAAGACGGAATGACCATTTCCACCCACCACCATTTTCGTGAAGGTGATCTGTTAACCAACCGCTTATTTGATGCAATACATGAACTCGGCGTAAAAAATCTGGTATGGTTCCCTTCGGGGACCTTTTCATGTCATGAGCATCTGATTCCATATCTTGAAGATGGTACCATTAATCGTATTGAAGGCAGTATGAGCGGCCCTCTGGGAGAATTTACTGCTGAAGGCAAAATGCAGGGAACAGGAGTAATTTATTCTCATGGAGGACGGTATCAGGCTGTACAGGATGGAGATGTCAAAATAGATATAGCCGTGATAGGCGCCGGTTGTGCCGATCCTTTCGGTAATGCCAACGGATTGTTTGGTCCTTCGGCCAGTGGTATGCTTGGTTTTGCCCAGGCCGATGCCCAATATGCGGATAAAGTGATTGTGGCCACAGACAATATGGTGGACTTTCCCTGTGTACCATGGCAGATCCGGGGAAGTTATGTGGATTATACGGTGAAGATGGATCAGATTAGTATTCCCGCAAAAATTTTTCCTGATTCCACCCTTATCACCAGGAACCCTGACAAATTACTTCTGGCTGAGATGGCCGCAGATTTTTGTGAAGCAACCGGAATAATGAGGAATGGATTTTCCTTTCAAACGGAAACCGGAGGTATTTCCCAGGCTGCTGTGGATTTTCTTGCAAAAAAAATGAAGGATAAGAAGATTAGGGCACGTTTTGCCCGGGGAGGAAGTAACCGATATCTGGTTAATATGCTTGAAGATGGATTGGTAGAGTACATCCTCGACGATGAGACCTTTGACCGGGAAAGCTTACGTTCCCTGAAGGATAATCCGAATCACATCCCGGCTACATCTTTTCCCGGGTACAATTACCATGATAAGGGCAATTTTGCCGGTATGTTGGATGTGGCGATATTGGGAGCCACCGAGGTGGATGTGAATTTTAACGCCAATGGGGTCACCCGTTCTGACGGATATTTATTGCGCGGTATTGGAGGATGGCAAAACTGCCTCTTCTCCAGTACAGTGATCTTAGCTGTGCCATTGTTTTCTGATAGAATACCGGTTGTCACCGATGAGGTCACTACACTATGCGGACCAGGAGAATTAATTGATGTGGTGATTACGGAGAGAGGAATAGCCATCAATCCCCGCAGGACGGATCTGATCGAAAAAGCAAAAAACTCCCATTTGCCGGTTAAAAGCATTGAGAAGCTGAAGGAAGAGGCAGAGAAGATTTGCGGCAAACCTGCCAAACCGGAATGGGGAGATGAGGTCGTTGCCGTTGTGAAATGGGTGGATGGAACTGTGATAGACTCAGTAAAAAAAGTAGAAGTATAA
- a CDS encoding flavodoxin family protein, translating into MNVLLFNGSPRKEGNTAYLLTRMADVFSEKNARSEFIQLGGKPVQGCTACMECRKNKDERCVIDDDEVNTYIQKMKKADAIVIGSPVYFSQMTPETKAFIDRCGYVIKGNGSFLSRKIGAAVTVARRAGMMPAFQSINNFFFINDMIVPGSRYWNVALAKEPGEVQDDEEGYKIVTRLAENILWLHNKISR; encoded by the coding sequence ATGAATGTATTGCTTTTTAACGGGAGTCCTAGAAAAGAGGGAAATACAGCATATCTACTAACACGCATGGCAGATGTTTTTTCTGAGAAAAATGCCCGTAGTGAATTTATTCAACTGGGAGGTAAGCCTGTTCAGGGTTGTACGGCTTGCATGGAATGCAGGAAAAATAAAGATGAACGATGTGTGATAGATGATGATGAAGTGAATACGTATATTCAGAAGATGAAAAAAGCGGATGCCATTGTTATAGGATCTCCTGTTTATTTTTCCCAGATGACCCCTGAAACAAAAGCTTTTATTGATCGCTGCGGATATGTGATCAAGGGCAACGGTAGCTTTTTGAGCCGAAAAATTGGTGCCGCTGTGACCGTTGCACGACGGGCCGGTATGATGCCCGCATTTCAATCCATAAACAATTTCTTTTTCATCAACGATATGATCGTACCAGGCTCACGATACTGGAATGTAGCCCTTGCAAAAGAACCCGGAGAGGTGCAGGATGATGAAGAAGGATATAAAATTGTTACCCGACTGGCAGAAAACATCCTATGGCTTCATAATAAGATTTCACGATAG
- a CDS encoding ABC transporter permease has product MSAIYTIWYRNVLKYFRMKSRIIGSLGMPFFFLVIIGFGLNSAISVPGMEVNYVEFIAPGIVSMSILFSSIFSGVQLVIDKQIGFLKETLVAPVSRLHLMIGQTLGGATTAVLQGLLVFIISIAIGVNMPSFSGILISLVFMFLIGLSFTSVGIAFASRMEDTHGFQLIVNFVLFPVFFLSGALFPLDRIPGWLSFFTYLDPLTYGVEGMRYGMLGASQLNPWLCFGALGGFLVVVLLLGGFLFNKIKI; this is encoded by the coding sequence ATGAGTGCAATATATACCATTTGGTACAGGAATGTCCTGAAATATTTCAGGATGAAGAGCAGGATTATAGGCAGTTTGGGTATGCCCTTTTTCTTTTTGGTGATTATTGGGTTCGGACTGAATTCTGCGATATCGGTTCCAGGCATGGAAGTGAATTATGTGGAATTTATTGCCCCGGGCATTGTTTCTATGAGCATTTTGTTTTCAAGTATTTTCTCGGGTGTGCAGCTTGTAATCGACAAGCAGATTGGCTTTCTTAAAGAAACGCTTGTAGCACCGGTTTCCCGGCTGCACCTGATGATCGGCCAGACACTTGGCGGAGCTACAACTGCTGTGCTTCAGGGTTTGCTGGTATTTATCATTTCTATTGCCATAGGTGTCAATATGCCATCTTTTTCCGGGATTCTCATCTCCCTGGTGTTTATGTTTCTGATCGGTCTTTCCTTTACATCAGTAGGCATAGCCTTTGCTTCAAGAATGGAGGACACACATGGTTTTCAGTTAATCGTCAACTTTGTGCTTTTCCCTGTGTTTTTTCTTTCCGGTGCTTTGTTTCCGCTGGACAGAATTCCCGGGTGGCTTTCTTTCTTTACTTATCTCGATCCCTTGACTTATGGCGTGGAAGGAATGCGATACGGAATGCTGGGGGCTTCCCAGTTGAATCCCTGGCTTTGCTTTGGAGCATTGGGAGGCTTTTTGGTGGTTGTACTCCTTTTGGGGGGATTTTTGTTCAATAAAATCAAGATTTAA
- a CDS encoding MFS transporter, with product MKSNIIKLYLIKIAKWFMLFMPIVVLFYQENGLEMQDIFVLQSIYSVVIVILEIPSGYLADVLGRKTTLIIGTTLGFCGFGIYSLSYDFWGFLMAEVTMGIGTSLVSGADSAILYDTLKAGNQENKYLRFEGKMVSIGNVAEGMAGILGGLLAEISLRTPFYAQTAVSFIGIPAAILLIEPIRQEKLTKMNFNDILLIVRYSLHDNPHLKWNILYSAAIGASTLTMAWFVQPYFKHVELELSLFGLLWTLLNLSVAITSYIAYKVEHRLGKVKMIMIITLFLPLFYLLLSQIHVIWGISVLFLFYLMRGLATPVLKDYINRLAESNTRATVLSVRNFMIRLLFAGIGPFLGWYTDHYSLSSALVLSAVTFFTLAGIAGVFFLKTRKYTGEKVNV from the coding sequence CTGAAATCAAATATCATCAAGCTTTACCTGATAAAGATCGCCAAATGGTTTATGCTTTTCATGCCCATTGTGGTGCTTTTTTATCAGGAGAACGGGCTTGAGATGCAGGATATTTTTGTTCTTCAGTCCATATATTCCGTTGTGATAGTTATTCTGGAAATTCCCTCCGGCTACCTGGCAGATGTGCTCGGCAGAAAAACTACACTGATCATAGGTACCACACTGGGATTTTGTGGATTTGGAATATACAGCTTATCGTATGATTTCTGGGGTTTTCTTATGGCGGAAGTCACAATGGGAATAGGAACGAGCCTGGTTTCCGGGGCAGATTCGGCGATACTATACGACACATTAAAAGCCGGAAATCAGGAAAACAAATACCTGCGGTTTGAAGGAAAAATGGTTTCCATAGGAAACGTAGCCGAAGGTATGGCCGGGATACTGGGAGGGCTTTTGGCCGAAATCAGTCTTCGTACACCGTTTTATGCCCAAACGGCGGTATCATTCATTGGCATTCCGGCTGCCATTTTATTGATTGAACCCATCCGTCAGGAAAAGCTCACCAAAATGAATTTTAATGATATTCTACTGATCGTCAGATATTCGCTTCATGATAACCCCCATTTAAAATGGAATATCCTCTATTCTGCGGCGATTGGCGCCTCCACACTTACCATGGCCTGGTTTGTTCAGCCCTATTTCAAACACGTGGAGCTGGAATTATCGCTTTTCGGTTTGTTATGGACCCTGCTCAATCTATCGGTGGCCATCACTTCTTATATTGCTTATAAAGTGGAGCATCGCCTGGGAAAGGTTAAAATGATCATGATCATCACCCTGTTTCTGCCTCTGTTCTATCTCCTCTTAAGCCAGATCCATGTCATCTGGGGGATATCGGTATTGTTCCTTTTTTACCTAATGAGGGGTCTGGCCACACCAGTACTCAAAGATTACATCAACCGGCTGGCTGAATCCAACACACGGGCTACCGTGTTGTCGGTACGCAACTTTATGATCCGTTTACTTTTTGCAGGGATTGGTCCTTTCCTGGGATGGTACACCGATCACTACTCCTTATCCAGTGCGCTGGTTTTGTCAGCAGTCACATTTTTCACTCTGGCCGGCATTGCAGGGGTGTTCTTCCTGAAAACACGAAAATATACGGGCGAAAAAGTAAATGTATAA
- a CDS encoding ATP-binding cassette domain-containing protein, translated as MELIKVEHLTKRFGDLTAVDDINFSIREGEIFGFLGPNGAGKTTTLSILSTLLSPTEGTAMVSGYNVVSQQADVRRSIGVVFQDPTLDEELTAWENMDIHRRLYGMKKSREKINEMLTLVELDNRKKQLVKTFSGGMKRRLEIARGLLHEPKILFLDEPTLGLDPQTRNHLWDYIRNMNQKKKVTIILTTHYMDEAEKLSDRVAIIDQGKIIALDTPNALKEQLGGSLIRIESEETTRVKEKLAGLNWLVNLSQHNGFVDVTLRNAEKRIAEIIKMLNDVHIESVSLQIPTLEDVFLNYTGKTIREQEASARDRMRQHMRASRR; from the coding sequence ATGGAACTGATTAAAGTCGAGCATCTTACAAAGCGGTTTGGAGATCTGACCGCCGTGGATGACATAAATTTTTCCATCCGTGAGGGGGAGATATTTGGCTTCTTGGGTCCAAACGGAGCAGGAAAGACCACTACGCTCTCCATATTGTCTACCTTATTATCGCCCACAGAAGGGACAGCGATGGTGAGCGGATACAATGTGGTTTCCCAGCAGGCTGATGTAAGAAGATCCATCGGTGTGGTCTTTCAGGATCCTACACTTGATGAGGAACTGACCGCATGGGAAAATATGGACATTCACAGGCGGCTCTACGGAATGAAAAAGAGCAGGGAGAAGATAAATGAGATGCTCACACTGGTTGAACTGGATAATCGCAAGAAACAACTGGTGAAGACTTTTTCCGGGGGTATGAAAAGAAGACTTGAAATTGCCAGAGGTCTGCTGCATGAGCCTAAAATTCTTTTTCTTGATGAGCCTACACTTGGACTTGATCCGCAAACCAGAAACCATCTGTGGGATTATATCCGGAATATGAATCAGAAGAAGAAGGTTACCATCATACTTACCACGCATTATATGGATGAGGCGGAAAAACTTTCTGACCGGGTTGCGATCATTGACCAGGGAAAAATTATAGCCCTGGATACACCCAATGCACTGAAAGAACAGCTAGGGGGAAGCCTGATAAGAATTGAGTCGGAAGAAACCACGAGAGTCAAGGAGAAACTGGCTGGGTTGAATTGGCTGGTTAACCTTTCCCAGCATAATGGCTTTGTGGATGTAACCCTCCGGAATGCGGAAAAACGGATAGCAGAAATCATAAAAATGTTGAATGATGTGCATATTGAGTCGGTTTCGTTGCAAATACCTACCCTGGAAGATGTTTTTCTCAATTATACGGGAAAAACCATAAGGGAACAGGAAGCCAGTGCCAGGGACCGCATGAGACAGCACATGAGAGCATCGCGTCGATGA
- a CDS encoding HpcH/HpaI aldolase/citrate lyase family protein — protein MNENIAYAGNKGEKVRSDCFVTLELRGRGGNDVDIQSKVGTLYGESIRDLAKDILQFYEVRSSRLEIEDSGALPFVIAARIEAALKELIGPDEPYLLPMPEENKYGTREDRFRLSCLYLPGNTPKMMINAGIHHPNAIILDLEDSVVPGKRKEARFLVRNALRSVNFYGAERMVRINRFPEGLKDLKYVVPHNVHVIIIPKCEVAEQVYEVEKEIHNIKERHQTSNDIYMMPVIESANGVEHAFDIAGASDEVVAMAIGLEDYTADIGAQRTHSSYESFYARSRIVNACRAAGIQPIDSVFSDVEDEEGLKAAARENKSLGFEGMGCIHPRQINPIYEGFAPGEEEIEKAKKILDAAHEAEEKDLGVTARGTQMIDPPVVKRAQSTLELGIYLGLVSENLRDKFIF, from the coding sequence ATGAATGAAAATATTGCTTATGCGGGAAACAAAGGTGAAAAGGTACGTTCAGACTGTTTTGTAACGCTGGAATTAAGGGGTAGGGGAGGAAATGATGTTGACATTCAAAGTAAAGTAGGCACCTTGTATGGCGAATCCATTCGCGATCTGGCAAAAGACATCCTGCAGTTTTATGAAGTAAGGAGCTCCCGTTTGGAGATCGAAGACAGCGGTGCCCTTCCATTTGTTATTGCAGCCCGGATAGAGGCAGCGCTAAAAGAGCTTATAGGTCCGGATGAACCCTACTTACTGCCCATGCCGGAAGAAAACAAATATGGGACCCGTGAAGACCGGTTTCGTTTGTCCTGTTTATATCTTCCGGGAAATACTCCGAAGATGATGATCAATGCGGGAATACATCATCCCAATGCAATCATTCTTGATCTTGAGGATTCGGTTGTTCCGGGCAAGAGGAAGGAAGCCCGGTTTCTGGTGCGGAATGCCCTGAGAAGTGTCAATTTTTACGGTGCGGAGCGTATGGTGAGGATTAACCGCTTTCCGGAGGGATTGAAGGACCTGAAGTATGTTGTGCCACATAATGTTCATGTGATAATTATACCCAAATGTGAAGTTGCTGAACAGGTTTATGAAGTGGAGAAAGAGATCCATAATATAAAAGAGCGGCATCAAACCAGCAATGATATATATATGATGCCTGTTATAGAGAGCGCAAATGGTGTGGAGCATGCCTTTGATATAGCCGGTGCCTCGGATGAGGTAGTAGCGATGGCCATAGGTTTGGAAGATTATACTGCTGATATTGGAGCTCAGCGAACCCATTCCTCCTATGAATCATTTTATGCCCGCTCCCGGATTGTCAATGCATGCAGGGCGGCCGGAATCCAGCCCATTGATTCGGTATTTTCAGATGTGGAAGATGAGGAAGGTTTGAAAGCTGCAGCAAGGGAAAACAAATCACTGGGGTTTGAAGGCATGGGTTGCATTCATCCCCGTCAGATTAACCCCATTTATGAAGGCTTTGCTCCTGGAGAAGAAGAAATCGAAAAAGCAAAAAAGATACTCGATGCGGCTCATGAAGCAGAAGAAAAAGATTTGGGGGTAACTGCCAGGGGAACACAGATGATTGATCCTCCGGTGGTCAAGCGTGCACAGAGCACACTGGAGCTTGGAATATACCTGGGGTTGGTTTCTGAAAATTTGAGAGATAAGTTTATATTCTGA
- a CDS encoding class I SAM-dependent methyltransferase: MLKKLFETGESTNNYYQSINNTYVNVFNKYLMLHYPFFMEEDESLEKRQLNLTNHCLSKVGSIQDKTVLEVGCGNGTQCIYMYNNFLPGKTIGVDINQNNIELAKHLKNGHEKLEFHVDDAQKLDKIPDNSIDILFCIESAFHYPHKQSFFEQVERVLKPSGEFLIADILSKTHKKRIPLLEKWKRKMSFYHWTEHQYAISLQQTDLSVINRENITPQVIEGYKDSRNWIQRRQLNSYFKYLMLKLFVFIQVKINVILLNNRRKYIIFYGVKN; this comes from the coding sequence ATGTTAAAGAAATTATTTGAAACAGGTGAATCCACCAACAATTATTACCAGTCGATCAACAATACCTATGTAAATGTATTCAACAAATACCTGATGTTACACTATCCTTTTTTCATGGAGGAAGATGAAAGTCTTGAGAAAAGACAGCTCAATTTAACGAATCATTGTTTATCCAAAGTCGGATCCATCCAGGACAAAACTGTTCTTGAAGTAGGTTGTGGCAACGGAACCCAATGCATCTACATGTATAACAATTTCTTGCCGGGAAAAACAATAGGAGTGGATATCAACCAAAACAATATTGAACTGGCCAAACATTTAAAGAATGGACATGAAAAACTGGAATTTCATGTAGATGATGCCCAGAAACTTGACAAGATCCCGGATAACTCCATCGATATCCTTTTTTGTATTGAAAGCGCCTTTCATTACCCTCACAAACAATCATTTTTTGAACAAGTGGAACGGGTATTAAAACCTTCAGGAGAATTCCTTATTGCTGACATTCTGTCAAAAACCCATAAAAAGAGAATTCCCCTGCTTGAAAAATGGAAAAGAAAAATGAGTTTTTATCACTGGACAGAGCACCAGTATGCAATATCATTGCAGCAAACCGATCTATCTGTTATAAACAGGGAAAATATAACACCGCAGGTGATTGAGGGGTATAAGGATTCCCGGAACTGGATACAGAGAAGGCAGCTTAATAGCTACTTTAAATACCTGATGCTTAAGCTATTTGTTTTTATTCAGGTAAAAATAAATGTTATCCTGTTGAACAACCGGCGGAAATACATCATTTTTTATGGAGTGAAAAATTAA